Part of the Mycobacteriales bacterium genome is shown below.
CACCCCGGCGCAGAGAATCCGGGCGATCCCTTCGACGAGGATCTGCTGCGCAGGGATCTCGGAGAACACCTTGCCGCAGGCGTGACCATGGTCCGTTCACCGGGACTTGCGGGCGACCCGCCGGACTGGTTCGGACGCGACGACGACGTCCCACGGGCGGTCCACGCCGGCCTGTGGATCGCTCAGCACGGGCAGTTCTTCGACGGGTGGGGGCGTCGCGCCGACCTGTCTGAACTACCGGATGTCGCCGCAGCGCAAGCGATGCGCAGCGGGTGGGTCAAGCTCATCGGAGACTGGGGACCGGACGACCCGCCCGTTCCGGTCGAGGTGCTCCGCGACGTGGTCGCCCGGGTGCACGCCGTCGGTGGACGGGTCGCCGTACATTCCCAGGTGGCAAGCGGTGGTGCCACCGCGGTGGCCGCAGGCGCCGACTCGCTCGAGCATGGCATGTGCCTCGACGCCGGGTTGCTGTCGCAGATGGCGGCCCAGGGTACGGCGCTCACCCCGACGCTGCTTGTGATCACGTCGTCGCTGCGGCAGGCGCTCGCCCGTCCGG
Proteins encoded:
- a CDS encoding amidohydrolase family protein, which encodes MTVLRVRGRALPDGEFVDLYADSDRWTTDPAPNAELVGEGWLLPGLVDAHTHPGAENPGDPFDEDLLRRDLGEHLAAGVTMVRSPGLAGDPPDWFGRDDDVPRAVHAGLWIAQHGQFFDGWGRRADLSELPDVAAAQAMRSGWVKLIGDWGPDDPPVPVEVLRDVVARVHAVGGRVAVHSQVASGGATAVAAGADSLEHGMCLDAGLLSQMAAQGTALTPTLLVITSSLRQALARPDGPRKTWFVDGASAHGELAAAAVEAGVTLLAGTDSRPHGRVADEVRALAATSMSPHDALAAGSWAARSYLGLDGLTEGAPADVVVYDGDPRSDLALLDAPRTVV